From the Paenibacillus sp. FSL H8-0548 genome, one window contains:
- a CDS encoding sugar ABC transporter substrate-binding protein — MSRTIYFLSCIIMISILCSCTKNVDLQIEQEESADSAHEKITLKIVQSLISPQRTAKLEQLIDQYEADHPNISIQLITPQNSTPDKTILTMLEENREVDIVEVRDITAHEYASRGLLASLEKNISHWGNYALLSENARLMARDVGNITYYIPSSLYQVQLYYRKDWFDARALQVPETWEQLYYVGKQLTKPMMGQYGFAFRGGPGAAYMLSSMIQDYNGDDVGTNDSMFNLDGTTIFKDERAQEALELYRKLYTEISHPDSMDWGFTEHVQAFMDGKAAMLIQDSDVIPMFIEKLKDMEWATAPLPSGPQGISHFNVGAAGWGIALQSKHREEAWRFIVYLSTMENNRDFADAASVISIYNNALNEEKYATGPYAPYILMNNDPIHYRGVKRPSHYMNYNEFFKMSTERGRFYLQGQLTADMLLSEFDEFWQLQRQLQN; from the coding sequence ATGAGTAGAACAATATATTTTCTCTCATGCATCATCATGATTTCTATTTTATGCAGCTGTACGAAAAATGTAGATCTTCAGATAGAGCAAGAGGAATCAGCTGATTCCGCGCATGAGAAAATAACGTTAAAGATTGTTCAAAGCTTGATATCGCCGCAGCGGACTGCGAAACTCGAACAGCTTATTGATCAGTATGAAGCAGATCATCCGAACATTAGCATTCAATTGATTACGCCACAAAATTCTACGCCAGACAAGACGATATTAACGATGCTGGAGGAGAACCGGGAGGTTGATATCGTTGAGGTGCGTGATATTACGGCGCATGAATATGCTTCACGCGGTCTGCTCGCAAGCCTTGAAAAAAACATTTCACACTGGGGCAATTATGCTCTACTTAGTGAAAATGCTAGGCTAATGGCCAGGGATGTCGGCAATATCACCTATTACATACCAAGCAGCCTTTATCAGGTACAGCTTTATTATCGCAAGGATTGGTTTGATGCCAGAGCGCTTCAGGTACCGGAAACGTGGGAGCAGCTCTATTATGTGGGCAAGCAGCTGACGAAGCCGATGATGGGACAATACGGCTTTGCTTTCCGAGGCGGACCAGGTGCAGCATACATGCTCTCCAGCATGATTCAAGATTACAATGGAGACGATGTCGGCACGAATGATTCGATGTTCAATTTGGATGGAACTACGATTTTTAAGGACGAGCGGGCGCAGGAAGCTCTTGAGCTGTACCGCAAGCTTTACACCGAAATTTCTCATCCTGACTCTATGGATTGGGGATTTACTGAGCATGTTCAAGCATTTATGGACGGTAAAGCGGCAATGCTGATTCAGGACTCGGACGTCATTCCAATGTTTATAGAAAAGCTCAAGGATATGGAATGGGCCACAGCCCCTCTTCCTTCGGGACCACAGGGCATATCACATTTTAATGTTGGAGCGGCAGGCTGGGGAATTGCTTTGCAGTCTAAGCATCGTGAAGAGGCCTGGAGGTTCATTGTATACCTCTCCACCATGGAGAATAATCGAGACTTTGCAGACGCGGCAAGCGTCATATCCATTTACAATAATGCGCTGAATGAGGAAAAGTATGCTACTGGTCCTTATGCGCCTTATATTCTGATGAATAACGATCCTATCCATTATAGAGGAGTCAAGCGGCCAAGCCATTATATGAATTATAATGAGTTTTTTAAGATGAGTACGGAGCGCGGACGTTTTTACTTGCAGGGACAGCTCACTGCTGATATGCTGCTAAGCGAGTTCGATGAGTTTTGGCAGCTGCAAAGGCAACTGCAAAATTGA
- a CDS encoding PadR family transcriptional regulator, with amino-acid sequence MLYPTDDKQQVYGKRYFGRGGVKFALLKLLEEEPMHGYQMMKALKEQSGGLYVPSPGSIYPTLQMLEKRGFISVRIEDSGKKIYRITEHGRSSLLLLPDKTSRIAAVDGRYSPEAEAFRIEKIRLKLGLSSQSFGLLRLVTQAEQEASASKERANRLQKLLFEQQQQINKFLDGHEQESFSAEENQEAYT; translated from the coding sequence ATGCTCTATCCAACAGATGACAAGCAGCAGGTTTATGGAAAACGATACTTTGGCAGAGGCGGTGTCAAGTTTGCACTGCTCAAGCTGCTTGAAGAAGAGCCGATGCATGGCTATCAGATGATGAAGGCGTTAAAGGAGCAGTCCGGCGGACTTTATGTGCCTAGCCCGGGCTCTATCTATCCGACGCTGCAAATGCTTGAAAAACGCGGATTTATTTCTGTAAGGATTGAGGATTCCGGAAAAAAAATTTATAGGATAACGGAGCATGGTCGATCCTCTTTACTGCTTCTTCCTGACAAGACAAGCCGAATTGCAGCAGTAGATGGCCGCTACTCACCGGAGGCCGAGGCCTTCCGTATTGAAAAAATACGGCTCAAGCTTGGTTTATCAAGCCAATCCTTCGGTTTGCTCAGACTGGTAACCCAAGCGGAGCAAGAGGCTTCTGCAAGCAAGGAGCGTGCAAATCGATTACAGAAGCTATTATTTGAGCAGCAGCAGCAAATCAATAAGTTTCTGGATGGACACGAGCAGGAAAGCTTCTCAGCTGAGGAAAATCAGGAAGCATACACCTAG
- a CDS encoding asparaginase domain-containing protein yields MKQLLVLFTGGTIGSKKQGAGIDVDQSGTYSLIDVYLNSTRQRDDSILHTIQPLNLLSENMTTDDWIVLAEAIRGVDTALYDGLVITHGSDTLAYSAAMLSYLFANSSIPIVLTASNYPLEDERSNGLRNFSNAIDFIADAGLPGVFVVYEDDQGNAHVYLGTRITQAVSFTDQFGSPYGVPYGTMENGAFSWLEHGRNPTPEALLQPAAQSSLVWEPTSLRLDSNVVYIKPYPGLNYSYYDFSLNRPKAVLHDLHHSGTACAIAEGPYSLPQFIAYCIKLGIDVYICPIRDQSDSLYSSSLRLIEAGAIVIEKLSVEAALTKLMLAYGLYGDKAEAKAFAIGSSLYYEHNEAFNHI; encoded by the coding sequence ATGAAACAGCTGTTAGTTCTATTTACAGGAGGAACCATCGGAAGCAAAAAGCAAGGAGCTGGTATTGATGTTGATCAATCAGGCACTTATTCACTAATTGATGTCTATCTCAATAGCACCCGTCAGCGGGACGATAGCATTCTACATACGATACAGCCACTAAATTTATTGAGTGAAAATATGACGACAGATGATTGGATTGTACTTGCTGAGGCTATTCGCGGGGTAGATACAGCGCTGTACGATGGTCTTGTCATTACGCATGGTTCAGATACGCTGGCCTATAGCGCTGCTATGCTGAGTTATTTATTTGCGAATTCGAGCATTCCGATCGTGCTGACTGCTAGCAATTACCCGCTCGAGGATGAGAGAAGCAACGGACTTCGGAATTTTTCGAATGCGATTGATTTTATTGCTGATGCAGGTCTGCCAGGTGTGTTCGTCGTATATGAGGATGATCAGGGAAACGCTCATGTATATCTCGGAACGAGAATTACGCAGGCCGTATCGTTTACAGATCAGTTCGGCAGTCCCTACGGCGTACCATATGGAACGATGGAGAACGGAGCCTTCAGCTGGCTTGAGCATGGGCGCAATCCAACACCCGAGGCGCTTCTTCAGCCAGCGGCACAGTCCTCCTTGGTATGGGAGCCAACTTCGCTTCGTCTCGATTCCAATGTGGTCTATATTAAGCCTTATCCAGGCTTAAATTATTCCTATTATGATTTTTCATTGAATCGGCCCAAAGCTGTGCTTCACGATCTGCATCATTCCGGTACGGCATGTGCGATTGCGGAGGGGCCCTACTCGCTTCCACAATTCATTGCATACTGCATAAAGCTTGGCATCGACGTCTACATATGTCCGATTAGGGATCAGTCGGATTCGCTCTATTCGTCATCGCTCAGGCTGATAGAGGCGGGGGCAATCGTTATTGAAAAGCTGTCCGTCGAGGCTGCGTTAACGAAGCTCATGCTGGCGTATGGTCTTTATGGCGATAAGGCTGAGGCAAAGGCATTTGCGATAGGAAGCAGCTTGTATTATGAGCACAACGAAGCATTCAATCATATTTGA
- a CDS encoding helix-turn-helix domain-containing protein — protein sequence MTQQPDQEKYKIMTYTKTEEIKLSPGDQHHLIHGQEHCFAYVLQQKVKVRIVKQELHTSNRAVAGELFLIPPDCIGTLQNSGSLQATVLLIHFRSESAADAEGSSNARIDNLPYRDSTGLKLLRLPQARSWIQDFQSDCGSDDVSLYYQLQSQLYAMVAALVQATQQPRGTEAGLISFIEHTKQFMIEQINSPMDMEELARSSGVSTSRFYQAFRTYTGLSPLKYITKLRLDASMHMLSGTTASIVDVAHSVGYPDEYYFSRLFKKQLGLAPTEYAQLAKKRVATLVSVFAGDLSALGMSTCLSIIRLGKHQQETVLQQLREAEPDLILAGPLEQDMHAACSAIAPVLTLDWKAYSWKERLMDISEALGLSTVGERWLAYYEIKVQNARMQLKDSLGDEPFLLVHAGQSGFRMFGPRRRKMKDFFYDDLQMASPHSARQIGFLDTPSLHEIADLGCSSVLFLVPAGSSRAYCDQLEKSWLHLKQGDKQRKCMFISYHDRLNYNPLVHDGLIDETVRYFLNYAQ from the coding sequence ATGACGCAACAGCCGGATCAAGAAAAATATAAAATAATGACCTATACAAAGACAGAAGAAATCAAGCTGTCGCCTGGGGACCAGCATCATTTGATCCATGGGCAGGAGCATTGCTTCGCCTATGTGCTGCAGCAGAAGGTTAAGGTTAGAATTGTGAAGCAGGAGCTGCACACTTCCAATAGAGCGGTTGCAGGAGAGCTGTTTCTCATTCCGCCGGATTGTATAGGTACACTGCAAAACTCAGGCTCGCTGCAGGCAACGGTTTTGCTTATTCATTTTCGGAGTGAGTCTGCGGCTGATGCAGAAGGCTCTTCCAATGCCAGGATAGATAATCTTCCCTATCGAGACAGTACAGGCTTAAAGCTGCTGCGATTGCCTCAAGCGAGGAGCTGGATACAGGACTTCCAAAGCGATTGCGGCTCCGATGATGTCAGTCTTTACTATCAGCTTCAATCGCAGCTGTATGCTATGGTTGCAGCTCTTGTGCAAGCTACTCAGCAGCCTAGAGGGACGGAGGCTGGTCTAATCAGCTTCATCGAGCACACGAAGCAGTTCATGATTGAGCAAATCAACTCTCCGATGGATATGGAGGAGCTTGCCAGATCCTCCGGTGTAAGCACGAGTCGCTTTTACCAGGCATTTCGCACCTATACTGGCTTAAGCCCGCTCAAATATATAACGAAGCTTAGGTTGGATGCTTCTATGCATATGCTCTCAGGTACAACGGCTTCTATTGTCGATGTAGCTCATTCAGTGGGATATCCGGATGAGTATTACTTTAGCCGATTGTTTAAAAAGCAGCTCGGGCTGGCGCCTACCGAATATGCCCAGCTTGCAAAAAAGAGAGTGGCGACACTTGTTTCGGTATTTGCGGGGGATCTATCGGCACTCGGCATGAGCACATGTTTATCTATTATTCGATTAGGAAAGCATCAGCAGGAAACGGTGCTGCAGCAATTGCGAGAGGCGGAGCCGGATCTGATCCTGGCAGGGCCATTAGAGCAGGACATGCATGCAGCATGCTCTGCAATTGCTCCAGTCCTTACGCTCGACTGGAAGGCTTACTCTTGGAAGGAACGGCTGATGGACATTAGTGAAGCGCTCGGCTTGTCTACAGTGGGCGAGCGCTGGTTAGCCTACTACGAGATTAAGGTTCAAAATGCGCGTATGCAGCTTAAGGATAGCTTAGGCGATGAGCCATTTTTGCTAGTTCACGCTGGTCAATCGGGTTTTCGTATGTTCGGACCGCGCCGCCGCAAGATGAAGGATTTCTTTTATGATGATTTACAAATGGCTTCCCCGCACTCTGCTCGTCAAATCGGTTTTTTGGATACACCCTCACTCCATGAGATTGCTGATTTGGGCTGCAGCAGCGTACTCTTTCTTGTCCCAGCTGGTTCCTCGCGTGCCTACTGTGATCAATTGGAGAAGAGCTGGCTTCATCTGAAGCAAGGGGACAAACAAAGAAAATGTATGTTTATTAGCTATCATGATCGGCTTAATTACAATCCTCTTGTCCACGACGGGTTGATTGATGAGACGGTGAGATATTTTCTGAACTATGCGCAATAG
- a CDS encoding MMPL family transporter, producing MRTVLKYRWLVLAVWLIAAVGLMVTAPGMEELVRTKGQINVPDGYSSTIASELENAIGADEEGANSGMSTVLVFHKDGGLSDADLADVRSGVDKLKSDGESIGVLSVTTHFDTKELEEQMVSEDGNTILVLVNVEAGDRELSELSDGLYAAISDVKVDHYYTGNWLISEDVVQSSQEGLKKTEFITLGFILIILFVVFRSAIAPIVPLVGVGFTYLISQSIIAFLVEYFDFPLSNFTQIFLVAVLFGIGTDYCILLISRFKEELTHSGGDKTEAIIQTYRTAGKTVLFSGLAVLVGFSAIGFSTFMLYRSAVAVAVGVAILLIALFTIVPFFMAVLGTKLFWPAKGSLEHKPSKLWGSVGKFSLKRPVWALIILAVIIVPFLTAYKGTISFNSLDEIGDKYDSVKAFNIISDSFGPGDSLPTTVIVKSDKPMDTPEGLAIMEQVSRELANTGGVKTVRSATRPTGDIMEQFLVSDQVVTLEDGLGQSGDGLGKIGDGLAEASSALNENAPKLSEAVNGAEQLVAGTNQLKAGIVQLGDGLKQIQQGLQDGSAGAGELSEGLKQAQASAAQLAGASRQLLGSYEQLGGGLGQLTGAYSAVAAEQAKLADGLSGVLQGLTGLQETYPELQADESFKQALSTLGQLQVGAAGISGQLNQLGEQLTGISSGMVLANAGFLQAAEGQSALASGLGKLADGLAELQIGIAQAAEGQGQIVSKLPGVTQGFNELADGQKELQAGFAALNDQLGELTSGLDQSVDGLSQVTDGLASAGGYLSGLAGAPDKQLTGWYIPEEAIANEEFQSALNVYMSNDRQTAKFDVVFSGNPYSQETMAQIEELESAVNRAITGTDYSGAQVAIGGVTSMNNDLSNISKADYSRTVILMLIGISIILIILFRSIVMPLYMVASLLVTFYSSLAIAEVIFVRMLGLSGISWAVPFFGFVMLVALGIDYSIFLMDRFKEYRHLSPQEAILEAMKNMGTVIMSAAVILGGTFAAMLPSGVMSLLQIATIVLCGLFMYALLMLPLFIPVMVRIFGPANWWPFMGRRPEDGQPGRAQDGQTLKGHPVSHDSIS from the coding sequence ATGAGGACGGTACTAAAGTATAGATGGCTGGTGCTGGCTGTTTGGTTGATTGCTGCGGTAGGGCTGATGGTAACCGCGCCAGGCATGGAGGAGCTCGTTCGCACGAAGGGCCAGATCAATGTGCCAGATGGTTATTCATCAACGATAGCAAGTGAACTGGAGAACGCAATTGGGGCAGATGAAGAAGGCGCCAACAGCGGAATGTCCACCGTGCTCGTATTTCATAAGGATGGCGGTTTGTCAGATGCAGATTTAGCAGATGTGCGGAGCGGTGTGGATAAACTGAAGAGCGACGGTGAGTCCATCGGTGTTTTGTCCGTAACGACGCACTTTGATACCAAAGAGCTTGAAGAGCAAATGGTGTCCGAGGATGGGAATACGATTCTTGTACTCGTTAATGTTGAGGCAGGAGATCGTGAGCTTTCAGAGCTTAGCGATGGTCTTTATGCGGCTATTTCCGATGTGAAGGTCGATCATTATTATACGGGAAACTGGCTGATTTCCGAGGATGTTGTACAAAGCTCACAGGAAGGGCTTAAGAAAACAGAGTTTATTACACTCGGCTTTATATTAATTATTTTATTTGTCGTATTCCGTTCGGCCATTGCGCCGATCGTTCCGCTTGTGGGGGTTGGCTTTACTTATTTGATATCACAATCCATTATTGCGTTCTTAGTCGAATACTTCGACTTCCCGCTTTCAAACTTTACGCAAATCTTCCTCGTTGCTGTTTTGTTCGGGATCGGTACGGATTATTGTATTCTGCTTATCAGCCGATTTAAGGAAGAGCTTACGCATAGCGGGGGCGACAAAACAGAAGCTATTATTCAGACGTATCGGACAGCGGGCAAGACCGTCTTGTTTTCTGGTCTAGCTGTACTGGTCGGTTTTTCAGCGATTGGCTTCTCTACCTTCATGCTGTACCGCTCGGCGGTTGCTGTTGCGGTCGGTGTAGCGATCTTGCTCATTGCCTTGTTCACGATCGTGCCTTTCTTTATGGCGGTGCTGGGCACAAAGCTGTTCTGGCCTGCGAAAGGCTCTCTAGAGCATAAGCCAAGCAAGCTGTGGGGGAGTGTCGGGAAATTTTCATTGAAGCGTCCCGTTTGGGCACTTATTATTTTGGCCGTAATTATTGTTCCGTTTCTAACGGCGTACAAGGGAACCATTTCCTTTAACTCCTTAGATGAAATTGGTGATAAATATGATTCTGTCAAAGCGTTTAATATTATTTCAGATAGCTTTGGACCAGGGGATTCTTTACCAACTACGGTTATCGTTAAGTCGGATAAACCGATGGATACGCCAGAGGGTCTTGCGATAATGGAGCAGGTAAGCCGCGAGCTTGCCAATACGGGGGGTGTTAAGACCGTTCGCAGCGCCACTCGTCCAACTGGCGATATTATGGAGCAATTTCTCGTTTCTGATCAAGTTGTGACACTTGAGGACGGTCTCGGTCAGAGCGGCGATGGCTTGGGGAAAATCGGTGACGGACTTGCTGAAGCAAGCAGCGCGCTGAATGAAAATGCGCCAAAGCTCAGTGAAGCTGTTAATGGCGCAGAGCAGCTCGTTGCGGGTACGAATCAGCTGAAGGCGGGCATCGTACAGCTGGGCGATGGACTGAAACAAATTCAACAGGGTCTGCAGGACGGTTCAGCCGGTGCTGGAGAGCTTAGCGAGGGACTGAAGCAGGCACAAGCCAGCGCGGCGCAATTAGCAGGCGCAAGCCGTCAGCTGTTAGGCAGCTATGAGCAGCTAGGCGGAGGCCTCGGTCAATTGACGGGCGCATATAGCGCTGTTGCTGCTGAGCAAGCGAAGCTGGCAGATGGTCTATCTGGTGTCTTGCAAGGCTTAACCGGTCTGCAGGAAACCTATCCAGAGCTGCAAGCTGACGAAAGCTTCAAGCAAGCGCTAAGTACATTAGGTCAGCTTCAAGTAGGAGCAGCAGGTATTAGCGGTCAATTGAACCAGCTGGGAGAGCAGCTGACTGGCATTTCCTCAGGTATGGTACTGGCGAATGCCGGCTTCCTGCAAGCAGCAGAAGGACAATCGGCACTGGCGTCAGGCCTTGGCAAGCTCGCGGATGGGCTTGCAGAGCTTCAGATTGGTATCGCACAGGCGGCTGAAGGCCAAGGGCAAATTGTTTCGAAGCTACCAGGCGTAACGCAAGGTTTTAATGAGCTTGCAGATGGTCAGAAGGAGCTTCAAGCCGGCTTTGCTGCTTTAAATGATCAGCTTGGCGAGCTCACGAGCGGGCTTGATCAAAGCGTGGACGGATTGTCTCAGGTCACTGACGGGCTTGCTTCCGCAGGAGGCTACTTGAGTGGTTTGGCTGGAGCACCGGATAAACAGCTGACAGGCTGGTACATTCCAGAAGAGGCGATTGCTAATGAGGAGTTCCAATCGGCACTGAATGTTTATATGTCCAATGACCGTCAGACGGCAAAGTTCGATGTCGTATTTAGCGGTAATCCTTATTCACAGGAAACGATGGCACAGATTGAGGAGCTCGAGTCTGCTGTAAACCGTGCGATTACAGGTACGGACTACAGCGGCGCACAGGTTGCCATTGGCGGTGTAACGAGCATGAACAATGATTTGAGCAATATTTCGAAGGCCGACTACTCACGCACGGTTATTCTGATGCTGATCGGGATCTCCATTATATTAATTATTTTGTTCCGCTCCATCGTCATGCCGCTTTATATGGTTGCATCGCTGCTCGTTACTTTCTATTCTTCATTGGCCATTGCAGAGGTCATATTCGTAAGGATGCTTGGATTGTCAGGCATCAGCTGGGCGGTTCCGTTCTTCGGGTTTGTTATGCTAGTGGCGCTCGGTATCGATTACAGTATTTTCTTGATGGATCGCTTCAAGGAATACCGTCATTTGTCACCGCAGGAAGCCATTCTTGAGGCGATGAAAAATATGGGTACCGTTATTATGTCGGCAGCCGTTATTCTCGGGGGAACGTTCGCTGCGATGCTTCCATCGGGCGTAATGTCGCTCTTGCAAATCGCCACAATTGTGCTGTGCGGATTATTTATGTACGCATTGCTTATGCTTCCATTGTTTATCCCTGTAATGGTTCGTATATTCGGACCTGCCAACTGGTGGCCATTTATGGGCCGGAGGCCGGAGGATGGGCAGCCAGGACGTGCTCAAGACGGGCAGACGTTAAAGGGTCATCCTGTCTCACATGATTCGATAAGCTAA
- the bcp gene encoding thioredoxin-dependent thiol peroxidase, translating to MGEQLKVGDRVPNFKLEASNGKTVELADYAGKKLVIYFYPRDMTPGCTTESCDFRDYNGQFGANNAEVIGISPDDLASHEQFVDKHELPFLLLSDTEHTVSELFGVWKLRSWKDEEFMGIERSTFLLDEKGVIAKEWRSVSVEGHVKEVLEAITDI from the coding sequence ATGGGAGAGCAACTAAAAGTAGGAGATCGGGTTCCAAATTTCAAGCTGGAGGCATCAAACGGCAAAACGGTGGAGCTGGCGGATTATGCAGGCAAGAAGCTCGTTATTTATTTTTATCCACGTGATATGACACCTGGCTGCACAACGGAATCATGTGATTTCCGCGATTACAACGGGCAGTTTGGAGCGAATAATGCAGAGGTTATCGGCATCAGTCCGGATGATCTGGCTTCACACGAGCAGTTTGTCGACAAGCATGAGCTTCCGTTCCTGCTCCTTTCCGATACGGAGCACACGGTTTCGGAGCTGTTTGGCGTATGGAAGCTGCGGAGCTGGAAGGATGAGGAATTTATGGGGATCGAGCGCTCAACCTTCCTGCTTGATGAAAAGGGCGTTATAGCCAAGGAATGGCGCAGCGTTAGTGTAGAGGGGCATGTCAAGGAAGTGCTTGAAGCTATAACGGACATATAA